The following DNA comes from Hyalangium minutum.
CGCTCAGATCCAGGGCTTCGAGGTAGCTGGCAGGGCGCAGGCGGGCGAGCTTGCGGGCGAGCAGTGCCTGCTCGAAAGGTGTCGCTGGACCGAGCGTCATCCCCACTGGGAGCGCCTTACGAGGCTCCGCACAGGAGACGTCCACCATCCGCAGGGGAAGCAGAAGCGTCCGGCCCGTGCCGGCCATCCGGCGCGCGAAGCCGCTGTGCACGCGGTGGACGAAAGGCACAGTTCCCTCGATGTAAGCTCCCAGCCACCGGAAGCCGGGGTCACCCTGCGCGTGCTCCACCGTCCGGACATAGAGATCCCGGAGGATTCTTCCCGTGGTGATCGGCGAGGGCGCGCTTCCCGGCCGCTTCGCCAGTTGGTGGACCAGCCACAGCGATTGGTATGGCTTCATGGAGGCGAGCGTCGCCTCCACACCGCGAGCAGAAGGCCACGCCGCCAGACACATCAGCTGCGGCAGGTGTGCGGCACGCCGGCCCAGTTCGAGGAAGCTGGCGCGCTGGTCCTCGAACCACTCCGCCGAGTGGCTGGCCAGGTTGAAGTAGCCCGAGTCGATGAAGAGCTGCCACAACGGCTCCACCAGGCTCCCATCTGTCCTCGTGGCGGGGCAGAGCGAGCGAGTGACGAGCTCTCTCCAGCGCTCCGTATCCAGGCCCGTGAGCGGCTCCACCCGCAGGCCACAGACGCTCGTTCCCTCCGCGGTGACGGACACGTGACGGATCTCGGCACGCAGGTGAATGGGCTTCCCGGCCTCCGTGAGGAGCACGCATGCTGACAGCACCCAGCCAGGCTCGAGCCGCTCCCCTGGCAGGAGCCGCACACCCAGCCCACCGAAGGAGACATCGAGCACCTCGCGCTCCCACTCGGATCCGGAGTGAAGTGGCAGGACGAGACGTGTAGCGGGCGGGGGCGAGACACGCCGGTAGAGGCGGTGGCGGACGCGGACGAGGCGGTCCGGCAGTGGCGTTCGGAGCTGCTCCCCCTCCCAGGTGCCCTCCTGCAGGCGCATGCGATAGACCGAGTTGTAGCCCGCCACCTCGGCCTCGTACGGGAGCGAGCCTTCGCTCTCAGCGAGTGCGGCGCATCGCCAGCGAAGGCACCTGGACTTGAGATCGACCTGCTCCAGCACCAGGCGAGTGGCCCGTCCGTTCCGGCGCAGAAGGCCCCGGCCTCCCAGGGAGGCGGCAGTCATGAGGGCCAACTGGATGCGCTCTGGCTCGACGAGTTCTTCATGGAAGCGCGCGGGCCCGCTCGCGCGATCAGGAGTGCTCTGCGCTTCCCCTCGGAGGAGAGCTCCACCTGTTGACGAGGGAGAGACCCTCTCGTAGGGCACGGTGTCGGCGAGCGGATCCAGCTTCGACCGCGTCTCTTCGATGAGATCGTGGGTCCACAGGTGCGGTGACATGGTGATCATTCCCAGCGGGGACGAAGGAGAGCGTTCGTCCTCGTGCGCACCGTCTTCAGCACGGCGCGTGCCAATCGCTTGCCACCGGACTCGAAGGCCCTTTGGTAAGGGCCGCTATCGCGGTTTCCGAGGGGAATGGTGCAGTTCACCTGGGCCCAACAGGTGCCGGAACGAGGCGCGGCTGCGTGGTGAGACTACGCAGCCGCGTGTTCACGACACGCGCGGCTCACCTGTGGAGGGCACGGACAGCTTGCTCCAGCCCTCATTTCTGACCGGCAGGATGGCTACAACCCTGCCGGCCGTTCACCGGCTTCGCAGTGCTGCCTTAGGGAGCATAGAGCTCCGCAGAGCTGAAGATGACGCCTCCCGAGAGGAGCACCTTGCCGGTGGGCAGCAGAGTCAGGCTGTGCGAATAGCGACTCGTTTGCATGGAACTCGTGAGCTCCCAGGTTCCCACTGCAGGATCGTACAGCTCCGCCGAGGCATGGGCCCCGTTGATGGAGCGGCCTCCGGCGACGAGCACCTTGCCCGAGAGCAGCAGCGTCACGGCGGTCTGGTAGCGGGGGACACTCATGGAGCCGGTGGTGACCCAAGTGCCGCTATCCGGGTCGTACACCTCTGTCGCTGCCGAGGTGGTCGATCCGCCAAGGACGAGCACCTTGCCGGAGGGCAGCAGCGTGGCAATGTGGTCCTCGCGAGACTGAGTCATGGAGCCGGTGGGCGTCCAGGTACCCGTGTTCGGGTCGTACAACTCCGCCGAGGAATGGAAGGGCTCTCCGCCAGTCACGAGCACCTTGCCGGAGAACAGAAGCGTCGCGGTATGGTCACTGCGGGCATCGTGCATGGAGTTCGTGGCGGTCCAGGTTCCCGTAGCCGGGTCATACACCTCCGCGGTTGCTGCGTAGTCGGTCGAGTACCCTCCCACCACCAGCACTTTTCCAGAGGGCAGCAGCGTCGCGGTGTGGCCACCACGCGCATGGTTCATGGTGCCGGTCGACGTCCAGGTTCCCGTGGCAGGGTCATACAGCTCCGCCGTTGCCTGATAGGTGTCCGAGTACCCTCCGGTGACAAGGACCTTTCCAGATTGCAGGAGCGTCGCTGTGTGACTCACGCGGGGGATGCTCATCGCGCCCGTGGCCATCCATGTGCCAGTTTCCGGATCGTACATCTCCGCTGTCTCCAGGAGTGAGCCGGTCCAAAGCCCTCCGCCAGTCACGAGCACCTTGCCAGAGGACAAGGTCGTCGCGGTGTGCCAGTACCGAGCCTGGGAAGGGGAAGAGGTGGCAGTCCAGGTGCCGGACAGGGCGCAGGAAGCCAGTCCGGTAATGGTAAAGGTGCGGGTGGCGGTCAAACCAACGCCGTTGGTGACGGTAGCAGTGACAGGGGCGGTGCCGCCGTCTGGCACGCAGGTGGGCGCTGTCCACGTGACACGGCTTCTGGTGGCCGAGTCCTCAGACTGGCCCAGCGCGCCCACAGGGGAACTCCAGGCGAAAGAGAGCAGGCTGTTCGTCAGGTCGCTGGCTACCACCTCGAAGACGAGGAGCTGAGAGGGCGTCGCCGTGAGTGCGGACTGATAGGAGCGCACGATGATGGGAGGCAAGGAGAGGGGGGACGCCGGAGACACGCACAAGGCCAGGGTGGCGGTCGCATGGCCGCCGCGCTCGTCGGAGACCTCCACCTGCACTTGGCAGTTGTTGCAGGAGTGAGCGGGCAGTGCAGTGGGAGAGAAGCGGGCCGTGGACATATTTGGGTTCTCCCACGTGCCCAGGCAGGAGGCGCTCCACTGGTAGCGGAGTGCATCTCCGTCACCATCCGAGGCGGAGACGGAGAGTTCCGTCTGCTCGCCTACAGCCAAAGAGGACTGAGATGAGGAGAGGTTCGTCACAACGGGGCGGTTGTTGAAGCGCACGTCCAGAATCACGTCGCCTTGCCCGGCAGAGACGTTCACCGTGAAGGACACCGAGGTGGCAGCTCCGTGCGAGTCGATCACAGTGAGCGCGAGCTGCACTGGACCCAAGGTGGCCGGAGCGTTCCAGGTGGTGCTGGCCTGGGTGGGCGCGGAGAAGATGCCTGACGGTGCTGTCCACTCGTACTCCAGGGAGTCGCTCTGGTTGGGATCATGCGCGCTTGCCATCAATGACACACTCTCGCCGGGGGCTACGACCAGAGGCGAGGCCACCATTGAGTCAATCAGCGGAGCCTCGTTCGTGTAGGGCTCTTCGGCGGCGCTCTCGTGAAGAGTGAGGGTGATGAGTGACATCTCCGATGCCCCGATGGTGACACCTGTGGAATGTCCCTCATAGAGCAGAGTGTCTGCTGGCCCGAAGGCCTGGGCCAGGAATGCGCGGCCGGTACCAGCCGGGATGTTGCCGACGACTCCTCCCCACACCCCATTCGTTTTCACCAGCTCGGTGACGATGGAGGGCATGTCCGCTGCGGAGGAAGTGACGGTCACGCGTGAGATGTCATTGGCGGAGAGGGTGTGGCGCGTGGACACGGCCAACTGCACCGAGCCAGTAGCGCGCGCGGACGCAGAGGAACTCTCATGACAGCCGGCGAGCAGTGCCCACAACAGGAATAGGACATAGAGGGGACGTGATAGAGGCATAGCGCTTGTTCCTTGAAAGAGAGGGGCACCATGCCCGCTCTCTTTCAGGACAATGCCCAGTGTGCGATGTCGAAGCGGTGAGCCCGCTCACAGGATGGTGGTGTGGCTGCTCACACT
Coding sequences within:
- a CDS encoding PilZ domain-containing protein, which encodes MSPHLWTHDLIEETRSKLDPLADTVPYERVSPSSTGGALLRGEAQSTPDRASGPARFHEELVEPERIQLALMTAASLGGRGLLRRNGRATRLVLEQVDLKSRCLRWRCAALAESEGSLPYEAEVAGYNSVYRMRLQEGTWEGEQLRTPLPDRLVRVRHRLYRRVSPPPATRLVLPLHSGSEWEREVLDVSFGGLGVRLLPGERLEPGWVLSACVLLTEAGKPIHLRAEIRHVSVTAEGTSVCGLRVEPLTGLDTERWRELVTRSLCPATRTDGSLVEPLWQLFIDSGYFNLASHSAEWFEDQRASFLELGRRAAHLPQLMCLAAWPSARGVEATLASMKPYQSLWLVHQLAKRPGSAPSPITTGRILRDLYVRTVEHAQGDPGFRWLGAYIEGTVPFVHRVHSGFARRMAGTGRTLLLPLRMVDVSCAEPRKALPVGMTLGPATPFEQALLARKLARLRPASYLEALDLSAESLELEAAAGAWREAGLERERHILVARHQGRPLAAAVLEVGQRGANPFRLLDAVRLFPLAPETGEAREALLDAARQWYASRGRDTFVFMQEDGLNSHVAHGAARPYLWLIAAELAPDFLEHIHTQTAGRLPTSAEKELS
- a CDS encoding Kelch repeat-containing protein; this translates as MSTRHTLSANDISRVTVTSSAADMPSIVTELVKTNGVWGGVVGNIPAGTGRAFLAQAFGPADTLLYEGHSTGVTIGASEMSLITLTLHESAAEEPYTNEAPLIDSMVASPLVVAPGESVSLMASAHDPNQSDSLEYEWTAPSGIFSAPTQASTTWNAPATLGPVQLALTVIDSHGAATSVSFTVNVSAGQGDVILDVRFNNRPVVTNLSSSQSSLAVGEQTELSVSASDGDGDALRYQWSASCLGTWENPNMSTARFSPTALPAHSCNNCQVQVEVSDERGGHATATLALCVSPASPLSLPPIIVRSYQSALTATPSQLLVFEVVASDLTNSLLSFAWSSPVGALGQSEDSATRSRVTWTAPTCVPDGGTAPVTATVTNGVGLTATRTFTITGLASCALSGTWTATSSPSQARYWHTATTLSSGKVLVTGGGLWTGSLLETAEMYDPETGTWMATGAMSIPRVSHTATLLQSGKVLVTGGYSDTYQATAELYDPATGTWTSTGTMNHARGGHTATLLPSGKVLVVGGYSTDYAATAEVYDPATGTWTATNSMHDARSDHTATLLFSGKVLVTGGEPFHSSAELYDPNTGTWTPTGSMTQSREDHIATLLPSGKVLVLGGSTTSAATEVYDPDSGTWVTTGSMSVPRYQTAVTLLLSGKVLVAGGRSINGAHASAELYDPAVGTWELTSSMQTSRYSHSLTLLPTGKVLLSGGVIFSSAELYAP